From one Luteipulveratus mongoliensis genomic stretch:
- a CDS encoding 2-dehydropantoate 2-reductase translates to MRIAVLGAGSIGCVVGAALAEVADVTLIGRPRIAEAVRAHGLRVTSYDGSDRQVDAARLTVSTAPGGAADADALLVAVKSGVTEAAVREVVAVLNPNTVVVSLQNGLRNTEVIRSVLPDHVVLPGMVAFNVVESAPGTYHRATSGELMVGDDSAVRPLVELTQQTWLPWTPRADMREVQHAKLLLNLMNAVVALADRPLKECLAERDYRRVLAACQREALATFAAAGVAPARLGPLPASATVRVLTMPDAIFTKVAAAQLKVDPNARSSMWDDLERSRPTEIDELQGAIVALGEEHGVPTPVCARLVSLVREAESGKRRAWGARELRTAVGA, encoded by the coding sequence ATGAGGATCGCAGTGCTCGGAGCGGGCAGTATCGGTTGCGTCGTCGGCGCGGCACTGGCAGAGGTCGCCGACGTCACCCTGATCGGTCGCCCGCGCATCGCCGAGGCAGTCCGCGCGCACGGCCTGCGCGTGACGTCGTACGACGGCTCTGACCGTCAGGTGGACGCGGCCAGACTCACCGTCAGCACGGCGCCGGGAGGTGCCGCTGACGCGGACGCACTGCTCGTCGCCGTGAAGTCCGGGGTGACGGAGGCGGCGGTGCGCGAGGTGGTCGCCGTGCTCAACCCGAATACCGTGGTGGTCAGTCTGCAGAACGGACTACGCAACACCGAGGTCATCCGCAGCGTCCTTCCCGACCATGTGGTCCTGCCCGGCATGGTGGCCTTCAACGTCGTGGAGTCCGCTCCTGGGACCTATCATCGAGCCACCTCCGGCGAGCTCATGGTCGGTGATGACTCCGCTGTACGTCCCCTGGTCGAGCTGACCCAGCAGACCTGGCTGCCGTGGACGCCGCGGGCCGACATGCGTGAGGTCCAGCACGCCAAGCTCCTGCTCAACCTGATGAACGCTGTGGTGGCGCTGGCCGATCGTCCGCTCAAGGAATGCCTTGCGGAGCGTGACTACCGCAGAGTTCTGGCAGCCTGCCAGCGCGAGGCGCTGGCGACCTTCGCCGCCGCGGGCGTGGCCCCGGCCCGACTCGGCCCGCTGCCGGCCTCGGCGACCGTCCGGGTGCTGACGATGCCGGACGCGATCTTCACCAAGGTCGCCGCAGCGCAGCTGAAGGTCGACCCCAACGCCCGGTCCTCGATGTGGGACGACCTGGAGCGCAGTCGGCCGACCGAGATCGACGAGCTGCAGGGGGCGATCGTCGCGCTCGGCGAGGAGCACGGCGTACCGACGCCAGTCTGTGCGCGGCTCGTGAGTCTGGTCCGTGAGGCGGAGTCCGGGAAGCGACGTGCGTGGGGAGCCCGCGAGCTGCGTACGGCCGTCGGCGCCTGA
- a CDS encoding metallophosphoesterase, with translation MLTIAHLSDTHFGGHPTATERVRTALAHVAAMSPPVDVVLVTGDIVDHGSEEEYAEAREVLAGWGGPAPMLMCPGNHDVREPYARVLRGRPDAATVSAVDEVHRVGAAKFVMLDSLVSGQAGERVDHGVLAQDSLDLLDAELASGDPTFVCLHHPPVDIHIELMDPIRLRNAEELAAVLERHDNVVATFVGHAHTACATTFAGRPLLIGGGIVSTVTLDAEPLPLITSELPPSFAVHLIGDDGRVVTHWRTLS, from the coding sequence ATGCTGACGATCGCGCACCTGAGTGACACTCACTTCGGCGGACACCCGACGGCGACGGAGCGAGTGCGTACGGCATTGGCACACGTCGCCGCGATGAGTCCTCCGGTCGACGTCGTGCTCGTCACCGGCGACATCGTCGACCACGGCAGCGAGGAGGAGTACGCCGAAGCGCGCGAGGTGCTCGCCGGGTGGGGAGGCCCGGCGCCGATGCTGATGTGCCCGGGCAACCACGACGTACGCGAGCCGTACGCCCGCGTGCTGCGTGGACGACCGGACGCGGCCACCGTGAGCGCCGTTGACGAGGTGCATCGGGTCGGTGCGGCGAAGTTCGTCATGCTGGACTCGCTCGTCAGCGGGCAGGCGGGAGAGCGGGTCGACCACGGTGTCCTGGCGCAGGACAGCCTCGACCTGCTTGACGCCGAACTGGCCTCGGGCGACCCGACATTCGTCTGCCTCCACCATCCGCCGGTCGACATCCACATCGAGCTGATGGACCCGATTCGCCTGCGCAACGCTGAGGAGCTCGCGGCGGTGCTGGAGCGCCACGACAACGTGGTGGCGACGTTCGTCGGGCACGCGCACACCGCCTGTGCGACGACCTTTGCCGGGCGACCGCTCCTGATCGGCGGTGGCATCGTCTCCACGGTGACCCTCGACGCCGAGCCGCTGCCGCTCATCACCTCTGAGCTGCCGCCATCGTTCGCCGTCCACCTGATCGGCGACGACGGCCGCGTTGTGACCCACTGGCGGACTCTCAGCTGA
- a CDS encoding DUF6766 family protein encodes MRDVRRFIRSSSLSLAFLALFALALVGQALVGHAAYNQDQVMQGSAKVTFGHYVTSADFAVDVAENWQSEYLQFFLLIVLTVWLVQRGSPESKSPGSEGRETDEQQLVGDHARSDSPPWARASGLRGALYARSLGWTMGLLFLGSWFAQSVAGRTAYNEERTSAGMSSWSWWDYVRSPDFWDRSLQNWQSEFLAVASMAVFAIYLRERGSPESKKVGAPHHATGSE; translated from the coding sequence ATGAGAGACGTACGTCGGTTCATCCGGAGCTCCAGCCTGAGCCTGGCCTTCCTCGCTCTCTTCGCCCTCGCGCTGGTCGGGCAGGCACTCGTCGGGCATGCGGCGTACAACCAGGACCAGGTCATGCAAGGCAGTGCGAAGGTCACCTTCGGCCACTACGTCACCAGCGCCGACTTCGCCGTCGACGTCGCGGAGAACTGGCAGAGCGAGTACCTCCAGTTCTTCCTCCTGATCGTGCTGACCGTGTGGCTGGTGCAGCGCGGCTCGCCCGAGTCCAAGTCGCCGGGCAGCGAGGGGCGCGAGACGGACGAGCAGCAGCTGGTCGGTGACCATGCCCGGTCCGACTCGCCGCCTTGGGCCCGCGCCAGCGGGCTGCGGGGCGCGCTGTACGCGCGGTCGCTCGGCTGGACGATGGGCCTGCTCTTCCTCGGCTCCTGGTTCGCGCAGTCCGTGGCCGGACGGACGGCGTACAACGAGGAGCGCACCTCCGCCGGTATGTCGTCCTGGTCGTGGTGGGACTACGTGCGCTCTCCCGACTTCTGGGATCGCAGCCTGCAGAACTGGCAGTCGGAGTTCCTCGCGGTCGCATCCATGGCGGTGTTCGCGATCTATCTGCGCGAACGAGGTTCACCGGAGAGCAAGAAGGTCGGCGCCCCGCACCACGCGACCGGGAGCGAGTAG
- a CDS encoding MBL fold metallo-hydrolase, giving the protein MKLTVVGCSGSFAGPNSPASCYLVQAEHEGRQWSILLDLGNGALGALQRYLDLSSVDGILLSHLHPDHCADVAGYFVVRKYMPGGSLPGGLPVYGPAGTRERLARLYGTDAPEDIGDQFSFEALRDAGTFSLGPFRITTYQVNHPVEAYGFRVEADGAVLAYTGDTDACPALADLCADAALVLADSAFVDGRDDVTGVHLSGSRAAAAAVEAGGVKRLMLTHIPPWNDAETCRAQAASVWPGDVELAVAGQVYEL; this is encoded by the coding sequence ATGAAGCTGACTGTCGTCGGCTGCTCGGGCTCGTTCGCCGGGCCGAACTCCCCGGCGTCGTGCTACCTGGTCCAGGCCGAGCACGAGGGGCGGCAGTGGAGCATCCTGCTCGACCTCGGCAACGGTGCGCTCGGGGCGTTGCAGCGCTATCTCGACCTCTCATCGGTCGACGGCATCCTGCTCAGCCACCTCCACCCGGACCACTGTGCCGACGTGGCCGGCTACTTCGTCGTCCGCAAGTACATGCCGGGCGGCTCACTGCCGGGCGGCCTGCCCGTCTACGGCCCAGCTGGTACGCGTGAGCGCCTCGCCCGCCTCTATGGCACCGATGCGCCCGAGGACATCGGCGACCAGTTCAGCTTCGAGGCGTTGCGCGATGCCGGCACCTTCTCGCTCGGCCCGTTCCGGATCACGACCTATCAGGTCAACCATCCGGTCGAGGCGTACGGCTTCCGGGTCGAAGCTGACGGGGCGGTGCTCGCCTATACCGGTGACACAGATGCGTGCCCGGCCCTGGCCGATTTGTGCGCGGACGCGGCGCTGGTGCTCGCCGACTCGGCATTCGTGGACGGTCGCGACGACGTCACGGGCGTTCACCTCTCTGGCAGTCGAGCTGCCGCGGCAGCGGTCGAGGCCGGGGGAGTGAAGCGCCTGATGCTCACGCACATCCCGCCCTGGAACGACGCCGAGACCTGCCGCGCGCAGGCGGCCTCCGTCTGGCCCGGTGATGTCGAGCTCGCCGTCGCCGGTCAGGTCTATGAGTTGTAG
- the murI gene encoding glutamate racemase codes for MSHAPIGIFDSGYGGLTVARAVLDQLPHESIAYLGDTARAPYGPRPIAQTRAFALECLDRLVNHGVKVLVIACNTASAAMLHDARERYDVPLVEVIRPAVRRAASATRNGRIGVISTRGTHQSRAYLDAFAAAPQLQVTSEACPRFVEFVEAGVTGGKELIDVAREYLEPLQDREIDTLVLGCTHYPLLTGVISYVMGDSVTLVSSAEETAKDVYRVLADADALRPDDETPPGMSFTTTGDADEFRRLARRFLGLGPEFDHVFSNDFQHDTVRTDAS; via the coding sequence GTGTCTCACGCGCCGATCGGGATCTTCGACAGCGGGTACGGCGGTCTCACCGTCGCCCGGGCCGTTCTCGATCAGCTGCCGCACGAGTCGATCGCCTACCTCGGAGACACCGCCCGCGCGCCGTACGGTCCTCGCCCGATCGCGCAGACCCGCGCCTTCGCGCTGGAGTGCCTCGACCGCCTCGTCAACCACGGCGTCAAGGTCCTGGTGATCGCCTGCAACACCGCGAGCGCCGCCATGCTCCACGACGCACGCGAGCGTTATGACGTACCGCTCGTCGAGGTAATTCGGCCAGCCGTACGCCGCGCGGCCAGCGCCACCCGCAACGGTCGGATCGGCGTCATCTCGACCCGTGGGACGCACCAGTCGCGCGCCTACCTCGACGCCTTCGCGGCCGCGCCGCAGCTCCAGGTCACCAGCGAGGCCTGTCCGCGCTTCGTCGAGTTCGTCGAGGCCGGCGTCACCGGTGGCAAGGAGCTCATCGACGTCGCTCGCGAGTACCTCGAACCGCTGCAGGACCGCGAGATCGACACGCTGGTGCTCGGCTGCACCCATTACCCGCTGCTCACCGGCGTCATCTCCTATGTCATGGGCGACAGCGTCACCCTCGTGTCGTCCGCGGAGGAGACCGCCAAGGACGTCTACCGTGTGCTCGCGGACGCCGACGCGCTGCGCCCGGACGACGAGACGCCGCCGGGCATGTCCTTCACCACCACGGGCGACGCGGACGAGTTCCGCCGCCTGGCCCGCCGCTTCCTCGGGCTCGGCCCGGAGTTCGACCACGTCTTCAGCAACGACTTCCAGCACGACACCGTCCGGACGGACGCGTCATGA
- a CDS encoding fumarylacetoacetate hydrolase family protein, whose product MRIARYTTGEDPTYGLVDGAGEKIAEITGDPLYSKIELTGQTTTVDEVRLLAPVIPRSKVIGIGKNYAEHAREMGGEAPKDPLMFLIPNTAVIGPDDPVVMPPQSERVDYEGELAVVIGRMCKDVTPEEAAQVVFGYTCANDVTARDLQKSDGQWSRAKGFDTFCPLGPWIETDLDVSDLRVRTTVDGDVRQDGTTADMIHDVPTLISYASQAFTLLPGDVILTGTPEGIGPVESGQRVEVEIDQIGTLGNTYLRR is encoded by the coding sequence GTGCGCATCGCGAGATACACGACAGGCGAGGACCCGACGTACGGCTTGGTCGACGGAGCCGGCGAGAAGATCGCTGAGATCACCGGCGACCCGCTCTACAGCAAGATCGAGCTGACCGGGCAGACGACGACTGTGGACGAGGTACGTCTGCTGGCGCCGGTCATCCCGCGCAGCAAGGTCATCGGCATCGGCAAGAACTACGCCGAGCATGCCCGTGAGATGGGTGGCGAGGCGCCGAAGGATCCGCTGATGTTCCTCATCCCCAACACGGCCGTCATCGGGCCGGACGACCCAGTGGTGATGCCGCCGCAGTCCGAGCGCGTCGACTACGAGGGTGAGCTCGCGGTCGTCATCGGCCGGATGTGCAAGGACGTCACGCCCGAGGAGGCCGCCCAGGTCGTCTTCGGCTACACCTGCGCCAACGACGTCACGGCGCGCGACCTGCAGAAGTCGGACGGCCAGTGGTCGCGGGCCAAGGGCTTCGACACGTTCTGCCCGCTCGGGCCGTGGATCGAGACCGACCTCGACGTGAGCGACCTCCGGGTGCGTACGACCGTCGACGGTGACGTACGGCAGGACGGCACCACCGCGGACATGATCCACGATGTGCCGACCCTGATCTCGTACGCGTCCCAGGCGTTCACCCTGCTGCCCGGCGATGTGATCCTGACCGGCACGCCCGAGGGCATCGGACCGGTTGAGTCCGGACAGCGGGTCGAGGTCGAGATCGACCAGATCGGCACCCTCGGCAACACCTACCTCCGCCGCTGA